Below is a genomic region from Irregularibacter muris.
CTGTACATATTACAGATAATGTGGAATCTGCCCTCAATAAAGGAGATATTATCATTACGGTGACAAGCTCAGTAGACACGGTCATTGATCCAAAACATATCAAAAAAGGGGCCATTATTTGTGATGTGGCAAGACCCAGGGATGTCTCTATGGAAGTTGCTAGAAAGCGGAGAGATGTCTTAGTGATAGACGGAGGGATTGTAAAGTTGCCGGGGAAGGTAGACTTTGGTTTTAATTTTGGTTTCCCCGAGAATACCTGCTATGCTTGTATGGCAGAGACTATGCTCCTTACCCTGGAGAATAAAATGGAATGCTTTAGTTTGGGAAGAGAAATGGAATTGGAGAAGATCGATAGGATAAATAAAATGGCAGAGGAGAATCATTTTTCTCTATCTGGATTTAGAAGTTTTGACAAGGAAGTTCCTGAAAGTAAAATTCAAGACATTAAAAAATATACTCAGGAATATAAAATAAGGAATGCATAGTGTCATTCACCCTATAAACGCTTGACAAGAAAAATTATCTACATTATAATACTAGGCATATAAATAGACATAACAGGTTCCGTCCACGGCGCTTGTTATGTTTTATTTCTACCTAGGGGCATTAAGGTATTGATAGATTTGGGGATGATGGAGGTTATTAATGTGAATAAAATAAGAACTAATGAAGCAGCATATAAACTAATCTTAGTTCATATATTACCTAAAACGGAGAAAAGGGGAATGGATCATGATAAATAACAGAGAAGTCATATTAACATATGAAGGACTTGTAAAGTTAGAGAAAGAGTTAGAGGAATTTAAGACCGTCAAAAGAAAAGAAGTTGCAGAAAGAATTAAGCAGGCATTGGCTTTTGGCGATATCAGTGAGAATTCCGAATATGATGAAGCTAAAAATGAACAGGCTTTTGTAGAAGGAAGAATAGCCACCTTAGAGAATATGCTAAAAAAAGCAAAGGTGATTGACGACGAGGATATCACAACAGATGTGGTTAATATCGGTTCTATAGTCACAGTAAAGGATTTAGAATTTGATGATGAAATGGAATATACAATCGTAGGTTCTGCAGAAGCTGATCCCATGGATTTAAAGATTTCAAATGAATCTCCAGTGGGGAGATCACTAATCGGGAAAAAAGCTGGGGATGTTGTAGAAATAATGGTGCCAGATGGCATGTTGAAGTACGAAGTAATCAGTATAACCAAATAATTTTGGAGGGATCAATTTGACAAATGAAGAGAATCATGCAATAGGGGAAGAAAACCTAAATGAAATCCTAAAAGTTCGTCGAGAAAAACTAAAGGAACTACAGGAAAAAGGAAAAAACCCCTTTGTTATAGAAAAATATGAAAGAACTCATCAATCCCAGGAGATCATAAATCATTTTGAAACCCTAGAGGGCA
It encodes:
- the greA gene encoding transcription elongation factor GreA; translated protein: MINNREVILTYEGLVKLEKELEEFKTVKRKEVAERIKQALAFGDISENSEYDEAKNEQAFVEGRIATLENMLKKAKVIDDEDITTDVVNIGSIVTVKDLEFDDEMEYTIVGSAEADPMDLKISNESPVGRSLIGKKAGDVVEIMVPDGMLKYEVISITK